One segment of Erigeron canadensis isolate Cc75 chromosome 2, C_canadensis_v1, whole genome shotgun sequence DNA contains the following:
- the LOC122589745 gene encoding GDSL esterase/lipase EXL3-like, whose translation MQPFFLHNLFSFLLLLFLLLLHFRCNGSSIVPAVIVFGDSVVDTGNNNNLQTIFKVNYPPYGQDFSGGQPTGRFSNGKVPSDFFVEELGVKEVLPPYLGPNLHIEDLLTGVNFASGGGGYDPLTSELASVISLEGQIELFKEYIEKVKTMAGEDAANTILSKALFILATGSNDVTNTYFKNPLRKYHYDFDSYTGLLVDSASSFLQNLYNLGARRIGIFGVPPIGCLPSQRTLEGGTLRECAQKYNELAVLFNNKLSMEINYLNLNLPFARMVYIDAYYLPLDIIQNPTKYGFDISNIGCCGTGTIEVAFLCKFTCTNVSEYVFWDSFHFTQNAYKILVDDFLNKNMNLLT comes from the exons ATGCAGCCTTTCTTCCTTCACAaccttttttctttccttcttcttctgtttTTGCTTCTGTTGCATTTTCGTTGCAACGGAAGCTCGATAGTCCCAGCAGTTATCGTGTTTGGAGACTCCGTAGTGGATACAGGAAACAACAATAACTTGCAAACAATTTTTAAGGTGAATTATCCTCCTTATGGCCAAGACTTTTCCGGAGGACAACCCACTGGCAGGTTTTCAAATGGCAAAGTTCCATCTGACTTTTttg TGGAAGAACTCGGTGTCAAAGAGGTGTTACCACCTTATCTTGGCCCAAACCTTCACATTGAAGATCTATTGACTGGAGTAAACTTTGCATCAGGAGGCGGTGGATATGATCCCCTTACATCTGAACTTGCG TCAGTGATATCGCTTGAGGGACAAATAGAGTTATTCAAAGAGTATATAGAGAAGGTGAAGACAATGGCAGGGGAAGATGCAGCAAACACAATTTTAAGTAAAGCCCTGTTCATATTAGCAACAGGCAGCAATGATGTCACCAATACCTACTTCAAGAACCCTTTGAGGAAATATCACTATGACTTTGACTCATACACTGGTCTTTTAGTCGATTCTGCTTCCTCCTTCTTGCAG AATTTATACAATTTAGGTGCTCGAAGAATCGGTATTTTTGGTGTACCACCAATAGGATGTTTACCATCACAGAGAACTTTGGAAGGAGGAACACTAAGAGAATGTGCACAGAAGTATAATGAGTTAGCAGTGTTATTCAACAACAAACTATCAATGGAAATCAATTACTTAAACCTCAATCTCCCTTTTGCAAGGATGGTTTACATTGATGCTTATTATCTTCCACTTGACATCATTCAGAATCCTACAAAATATG GGTTTGATATTTCAAACATAGGCTGTTGCGGCACAGGTACTATAGAGGTAGCATTTTTATGCAAGTTCACATGTACAAATGTGTCGGAATACGTTTTTTGGGATAGCTTTCATTTTACACAGAATGCATACAAAATCCTTGTTGATGATTTTCTCAACAAAAACATGAACTTACTAACGTGA